From Alteromonas australica, one genomic window encodes:
- a CDS encoding sigma-54 dependent transcriptional regulator, with product MKDILLVSDNQELIHSLETIVTFLGESCQSRGFHECEDYLQDSGADAVLIDYTLPSAVKALIARFPHIPFVVLQKQNGETTAECNLVSVVTLPLTYPVLTQAIHRCQEYSRRKPGNTRSGGAKTRLFRSLVGQSDQIQIVRRLVEQVAPTEATVLILGESGTGKEVVARNVHFLSERKDGPFIPVNCGAIPGELLESELFGHEKGAFTGAISARKGRFELAENGTLFLDEIGDMPLQMQVKLLRVLQERMFERVGGSKPLKCNVRIIAATHRNLETMIKEDKFREDLYYRLNVFPIDSPALRQRKDDIPLLLQELNSRIQGDGVEGVHFTERAIASLMEHDWAGNVRELSNLVERLSILYPSQVVDVADLPDKYQYGDVQAYEPDYPEELLERDAFNALFAEAAAQEVEEDLDEDDSGLLMRSSLPEEGVNLKEYLSELEINLIRQALEQQDWVVARAADKLGMRRTTLVEKMRKYDIQRVEEV from the coding sequence ATGAAGGATATTCTGCTGGTTAGCGATAACCAGGAACTAATTCATAGTTTAGAAACCATAGTGACGTTTCTAGGTGAGTCGTGTCAGTCGCGAGGCTTTCATGAATGCGAAGATTATTTGCAAGACAGTGGCGCAGATGCTGTCTTGATTGATTACACATTGCCATCTGCGGTAAAAGCGCTTATTGCGCGCTTCCCACATATTCCTTTTGTTGTGCTTCAAAAACAAAATGGCGAGACAACTGCTGAGTGTAATTTGGTAAGTGTAGTGACGCTTCCGCTTACCTATCCTGTCTTGACGCAAGCCATTCATCGTTGCCAAGAATATTCACGCCGAAAGCCGGGGAATACACGGTCGGGTGGAGCAAAAACTCGCTTATTTCGAAGCCTCGTGGGTCAAAGCGATCAGATACAAATTGTTCGACGGTTAGTCGAGCAAGTAGCGCCCACTGAAGCCACTGTTTTGATCCTCGGGGAATCGGGGACCGGTAAAGAGGTCGTGGCGCGTAACGTTCACTTTTTGTCTGAACGAAAAGATGGGCCATTCATTCCTGTAAATTGTGGCGCAATTCCAGGCGAATTGCTGGAAAGCGAACTTTTCGGTCATGAAAAAGGCGCGTTTACTGGCGCCATCAGTGCTCGAAAGGGCCGCTTTGAGCTTGCGGAAAATGGCACGCTGTTTCTTGATGAGATTGGCGATATGCCGCTGCAAATGCAGGTAAAGTTACTTCGGGTGCTTCAAGAAAGAATGTTCGAGCGAGTGGGTGGCAGCAAACCCTTAAAGTGTAATGTTCGTATTATCGCCGCCACCCACCGAAACTTAGAAACCATGATAAAGGAAGATAAGTTTCGAGAAGACTTGTATTACAGGCTGAACGTCTTTCCCATAGACAGTCCTGCACTGCGTCAACGAAAAGACGATATCCCGCTACTCCTGCAAGAACTTAATAGTCGCATTCAAGGCGACGGTGTCGAAGGCGTACACTTTACAGAACGAGCGATTGCATCCCTGATGGAACACGATTGGGCCGGGAACGTTAGAGAGCTTTCAAACCTGGTGGAGCGCCTCAGTATTCTTTATCCCTCTCAAGTGGTTGATGTGGCAGATTTACCCGATAAATATCAATACGGCGATGTTCAAGCTTACGAACCTGATTACCCAGAAGAATTGCTTGAAAGAGACGCATTCAATGCATTATTTGCCGAGGCGGCCGCACAGGAAGTAGAAGAAGACCTTGATGAAGATGACAGTGGCTTATTGATGCGCTCTTCACTGCCCGAAGAGGGGGTGAATTTGAAAGAGTATTTATCTGAGTTAGAAATTAACTTAATTCGACAAGCATTGGAGCAACAAGATTGGGTTGTTGCCAGGGCGGCTGACAAGTTGGGTATGCGAAGAACCACCTTGGTTGAAAAGATGCGAAAGTACGATATTCAACGTGTGGAGGAAGTCTAA
- a CDS encoding sensor histidine kinase, with product MTYDSNISTTDSFLSSYDLAPVGGTLEESFNSAPVSVVSADEVASLRRQASQLEHLLKVMPAGVIVLDGKGVVKQANDQAKALLGEPLEEQVWRNIIARSFKPRADDGHEVSLVDGRRVKLSITPLEKEPGQLIVITDLTETRELQARVSHMQRLSSLGKMVASLAHQIRTPLSAAMLYASNLTRKNLPENAGEQFAHKLTDRLKELESQVNDMLLFAKSGEEQVVASISSQELEEAILPTSQTMASQAAQSISVEGFNANVSVTGNLTALQGAILNLVHNASQVTPKGQAICVKAHVVSNKLAISVCDQGPGVPAHLQNKIFEPFYTTKTHGTGLGLAVVKSVVNAHNGQLTVSNLAHGGACFTIAIPCSASQAVHSSEHKTKVA from the coding sequence ATGACTTACGACAGCAATATATCTACAACAGACTCATTTTTATCTTCATATGATCTAGCCCCCGTGGGCGGTACTCTTGAAGAAAGTTTTAATTCCGCCCCTGTTTCTGTGGTAAGCGCTGATGAGGTGGCATCGCTTCGTCGCCAAGCAAGTCAACTAGAACATTTACTAAAGGTTATGCCTGCTGGTGTTATTGTGCTTGATGGTAAAGGCGTAGTGAAGCAAGCCAATGATCAAGCAAAGGCATTACTGGGCGAGCCTCTCGAAGAGCAGGTTTGGCGAAATATTATCGCACGTTCATTTAAACCGAGAGCGGACGATGGCCACGAGGTATCCTTGGTGGATGGGCGTCGTGTGAAGCTGTCTATTACGCCATTGGAGAAAGAGCCGGGCCAGCTTATTGTGATAACGGACTTAACGGAAACCCGTGAGCTCCAAGCACGAGTGAGTCATATGCAGCGTTTGTCTTCACTTGGCAAAATGGTGGCCTCACTCGCACATCAGATAAGAACGCCGCTATCTGCAGCTATGCTTTATGCCTCTAACTTAACGCGTAAAAATTTACCAGAAAATGCCGGCGAACAATTTGCTCATAAACTGACAGACCGTTTAAAAGAGCTAGAAAGTCAGGTCAACGATATGTTGCTATTCGCGAAGTCGGGTGAAGAGCAAGTGGTTGCGTCTATTTCATCACAAGAACTTGAAGAGGCTATTTTGCCTACGTCGCAAACCATGGCCAGTCAGGCGGCTCAATCAATATCGGTAGAGGGGTTTAACGCTAACGTATCGGTTACCGGAAACCTTACGGCCTTGCAGGGCGCCATATTGAACCTGGTACATAATGCAAGTCAGGTGACGCCTAAAGGCCAAGCTATCTGTGTTAAAGCGCACGTTGTCAGCAACAAACTTGCTATTTCCGTTTGTGACCAGGGCCCTGGCGTTCCAGCACACTTGCAAAACAAAATTTTTGAACCCTTCTATACCACGAAAACCCATGGTACAGGTTTAGGGCTTGCCGTTGTGAAATCAGTAGTGAATGCGCATAACGGTCAACTCACGGTGTCAAATCTTGCCCATGGTGGCGCGTGTTTCACCATAGCAATCCCTTGTTCAGCCTCACAGGCGGTTCATTCTTCTGAGCACAAAACTAAGGTCGCATAA
- a CDS encoding sigma-54-dependent transcriptional regulator gives MAKTTILIVEDDAGLREALYDTLLLGDYDVVDADCAESALMVLSGRKIDLVVSDIQMGEMSGLALLKSIKAKYPQMPVLLMTAFATINDAVQAMRDGATDYLSKPFAPEVLLNLVGRYAPAQKIESRTPIVADPSSLQLLALSRKVAKSDATVMVMGPSGSGKEVLSRYIHDQSQRADAPFVAINCAAIPENMLEATLFGYEKGAFTGAVQACPGKFEQAQSGTLLLDEITEMDLALQAKLLRVLQEREVERLGGRKNIKLDVRVIATSNRDLRKAVERGEFREDLYYRLNVFPITWRPLSERPGDIVPLAEHLISRHAANQNLGTVKLSAAARNKLSQYTWPGNVRELENVVQRALILCEGGLVDSGDLMIDMAVHSEMEMQVEPDDNSKLGSELRQQEHQIILDTLALCNGKRKDVAEKLGISPRTLRYKLARMREDGIEVPA, from the coding sequence ATGGCTAAAACAACCATTCTTATCGTGGAAGACGATGCAGGCTTACGTGAAGCCTTATACGATACCTTGTTACTCGGCGATTATGATGTCGTTGATGCCGACTGCGCAGAATCGGCGTTGATGGTGCTCTCTGGGAGAAAAATAGACTTAGTGGTGAGCGATATTCAAATGGGCGAAATGAGCGGCCTCGCTTTGCTTAAAAGCATTAAAGCGAAATACCCGCAAATGCCAGTGTTACTCATGACAGCGTTTGCCACAATCAATGATGCGGTTCAAGCCATGCGAGATGGCGCGACAGATTACTTATCTAAGCCGTTCGCGCCGGAAGTGTTACTCAATTTAGTTGGGCGATATGCGCCAGCACAAAAAATTGAGTCACGCACGCCCATCGTGGCAGACCCTTCCAGTTTGCAACTACTCGCCTTATCGCGAAAAGTCGCGAAGTCTGACGCTACTGTGATGGTCATGGGGCCGAGTGGTTCGGGTAAAGAGGTGCTCTCACGCTATATTCATGACCAGTCACAGCGTGCTGATGCGCCTTTTGTGGCCATTAATTGCGCCGCTATTCCTGAAAATATGTTGGAAGCCACTTTGTTTGGCTATGAGAAAGGCGCGTTTACCGGCGCGGTTCAAGCCTGTCCTGGTAAATTCGAACAAGCGCAAAGCGGGACTTTATTGTTAGACGAGATTACAGAAATGGATTTGGCGTTGCAGGCAAAGTTGCTTCGTGTGTTGCAAGAAAGGGAAGTGGAACGCTTGGGCGGCAGAAAAAACATCAAGCTCGATGTACGGGTTATTGCTACTAGCAACCGAGACTTACGCAAAGCCGTTGAACGAGGGGAGTTTAGAGAAGATTTATATTATCGTCTTAATGTATTTCCTATTACATGGCGTCCCTTGTCTGAGCGTCCCGGTGATATTGTCCCCTTAGCCGAACATCTTATTTCGCGACATGCGGCAAATCAGAATTTGGGTACAGTAAAATTAAGTGCCGCGGCGAGAAACAAACTGTCTCAATATACGTGGCCGGGCAACGTTCGCGAATTAGAAAACGTAGTGCAAAGGGCGCTAATTCTTTGTGAAGGGGGCCTTGTTGATTCAGGCGACTTGATGATAGATATGGCGGTGCACAGCGAAATGGAAATGCAGGTTGAACCTGATGACAATAGCAAACTGGGTTCTGAACTTCGCCAGCAAGAACATCAAATTATTTTAGATACGTTAGCGCTGTGCAATGGCAAGCGTAAAGATGTGGCCGAGAAGTTGGGGATTAGCCCTAGAACCTTGCGTTACAAGCTCGCTAGAATGCGCGAAGATGGTATTGAAGTGCCTGCATAG
- the fliE gene encoding flagellar hook-basal body complex protein FliE, translated as MDVKANSLYQEMQNMIGQSRLQVNEPQTLPDINPTKDDFSNMLKQAVDGVNGMQLESKNAQQRFEMGDNSLSLAEVMLTKEKAGIAFEATVQVRNKVLEAYKQIMNMPV; from the coding sequence ATGGACGTCAAAGCCAACAGTTTGTATCAAGAAATGCAAAATATGATTGGGCAGTCTCGTCTTCAGGTTAATGAGCCCCAAACATTACCAGACATTAATCCCACAAAAGATGATTTTTCTAACATGCTTAAGCAAGCGGTAGATGGTGTAAATGGTATGCAGTTAGAATCGAAAAATGCGCAACAACGGTTCGAAATGGGCGACAACTCATTAAGTTTAGCTGAAGTTATGCTCACCAAAGAGAAAGCGGGTATTGCGTTTGAGGCAACCGTGCAAGTGAGAAATAAAGTGCTTGAAGCGTACAAGCAAATCATGAACATGCCAGTGTAG
- the fliF gene encoding flagellar basal-body MS-ring/collar protein FliF, protein MAEATGTNLTVPDQSTAGDVEPENKSGFMDTLGNTDMMRQMALVVVLVICVAIAVFILIWAQEPDFRPLAKMETQELIETLDYMDANQIEYRLEGNTVYVRSDEFQNIRLGMTRQGLTNSSDSGTDIIMQDMGFGVSQRVEMERLKHAREQQIASTIEDMTSIQKARVLLAMPKENVFARREKKASATVVLTAKRGSVIAGEEVDAVIDIVASAVQNMEPSKVTVTDSNGRLLNSGSQDSLSARARKEYEIERQREQEYLEKIDAILIPVLGIGNYTAQADVSMDFTAMEQTQRSYNPDLPAVRSEMIVEENSVGGGVGGIPGALSNQPPLDSNIPEQAGAGNQPTLPGRTAKESTRNYELDTTISHTKKQSGVIRRLSVSVAVDYTQLTGEDGSTTSEPRKQEELLNIRRLLQGGIGFDVTRGDSLEVVSVPFTRMDSGVMEEVPLWEQPGFLPILKLVVGGLVIIVLIIFVIRPMLRRLINPDDTKEAEDFDADEGLDLGDETISMLSSDFDEGQVGFAADGSLMLPDLHKDEDVLKAVRALVANEPELSAQVVKGWLMQDE, encoded by the coding sequence ATGGCTGAGGCAACAGGCACAAATTTAACCGTACCCGATCAAAGCACGGCAGGCGATGTGGAACCAGAAAATAAATCTGGATTCATGGATACCTTAGGCAACACAGACATGATGCGACAAATGGCACTTGTGGTAGTGCTTGTTATCTGTGTGGCCATTGCGGTGTTTATTTTAATTTGGGCACAAGAACCTGATTTTCGTCCTCTAGCCAAAATGGAGACCCAAGAGCTCATCGAAACGCTAGATTACATGGATGCCAACCAAATAGAGTACCGCTTAGAAGGAAACACGGTTTATGTAAGAAGCGATGAGTTTCAAAATATCCGTTTAGGTATGACGCGCCAAGGCTTAACCAATAGCAGCGATAGCGGAACCGACATTATCATGCAAGACATGGGGTTCGGTGTCAGTCAGCGGGTGGAAATGGAAAGATTAAAACACGCCCGTGAACAGCAAATTGCATCCACTATTGAAGATATGACAAGTATTCAAAAAGCCCGGGTACTTCTGGCTATGCCGAAAGAAAACGTTTTTGCGAGACGTGAAAAAAAGGCCTCAGCTACGGTAGTATTAACCGCAAAACGCGGGTCGGTTATAGCAGGTGAAGAAGTTGATGCTGTGATTGATATCGTGGCATCTGCTGTGCAGAATATGGAACCATCAAAAGTAACGGTCACCGACAGCAACGGCCGCTTACTCAACTCAGGCTCGCAAGATTCATTAAGTGCTAGAGCCCGTAAAGAATACGAAATAGAGCGTCAACGGGAACAAGAATACCTGGAAAAAATAGATGCTATTTTGATCCCCGTACTTGGCATTGGTAACTATACGGCTCAGGCAGACGTGAGCATGGACTTTACTGCCATGGAGCAAACCCAGCGCAGTTATAACCCTGACTTACCCGCCGTGCGTAGTGAAATGATTGTTGAGGAAAACAGTGTGGGCGGCGGCGTTGGCGGCATTCCTGGCGCGCTTTCCAATCAACCTCCTCTTGATTCTAATATTCCAGAGCAAGCCGGAGCTGGCAACCAACCAACCTTGCCAGGCAGAACGGCGAAAGAGTCTACCCGCAACTATGAATTAGATACCACCATTAGCCACACGAAAAAGCAAAGTGGCGTTATTCGACGTTTAAGTGTGTCGGTGGCTGTAGATTATACACAGCTGACTGGCGAAGACGGCAGTACAACCAGTGAGCCCAGAAAACAAGAAGAGCTACTCAATATTCGCCGTTTGTTGCAAGGTGGTATTGGCTTTGACGTTACCCGAGGCGACTCTCTTGAAGTAGTCAGTGTCCCGTTCACACGAATGGACAGCGGCGTTATGGAAGAGGTTCCACTATGGGAACAGCCCGGATTTTTGCCTATACTTAAGCTGGTGGTGGGTGGCCTCGTCATTATCGTGCTCATCATCTTTGTTATTCGACCCATGCTGCGTCGTTTGATTAACCCTGATGACACCAAAGAGGCAGAAGATTTTGATGCAGATGAAGGTCTAGACCTTGGTGATGAAACCATCAGCATGCTGTCTTCCGATTTCGACGAAGGTCAAGTGGGCTTCGCTGCCGACGGGTCTTTGATGCTGCCAGATTTACATAAAGATGAAGACGTATTAAAAGCGGTGCGTGCACTCGTGGCCAATGAACCAGAATTGTCAGCCCAAGTCGTTAAAGGCTGGCTGATGCAAGATGAGTAA
- the fliG gene encoding flagellar motor switch protein FliG: MAEELANVEEQSYDVSKLEGVEKAAILLLSLSEEDAAQILKHLEPKQVQKLGSEMAKVDDMTQTKITAVHKHFIEEIQNYSTIGFQSQDFVKRALTAALGEDKAANLIDQILMGSGAKGLDSLKWMDSKQVASIIRNEHPQIQTIVLSYLEPEQSAEILAQFPEKVRLDLLMRIANLEEVQPAALQELNEIMEKQFAGQAGTQAAKMGGLKSAANIMNYLDTAIEGQLMDAIREQDEEMSQQIQDLMFVFDNLIDVDDKGIQAILREVQQDALLKSIKGADEELKNKIMKNMSKRAAEMLNDDLEALGPVRISEVETAQKEILSVARRLSDSGEIMLGGGGGEEFL; this comes from the coding sequence ATGGCTGAAGAACTCGCCAATGTTGAAGAACAGTCTTACGATGTAAGTAAGTTAGAGGGCGTCGAGAAGGCTGCCATATTGCTACTGAGTCTTTCAGAAGAAGACGCCGCTCAAATATTAAAGCACCTTGAACCCAAACAGGTCCAGAAGCTGGGCTCAGAGATGGCCAAGGTCGATGATATGACACAGACCAAAATTACGGCTGTGCATAAACACTTTATTGAAGAAATTCAAAACTACAGCACCATAGGCTTTCAAAGCCAAGACTTTGTGAAACGTGCCCTTACAGCGGCATTAGGTGAGGACAAAGCGGCTAATCTTATTGACCAAATTCTAATGGGCAGTGGGGCTAAAGGCTTGGATTCACTTAAATGGATGGATTCTAAGCAAGTGGCTAGCATTATTCGTAATGAGCACCCGCAAATTCAAACCATTGTGTTGTCTTATCTTGAACCTGAACAAAGCGCCGAAATTTTGGCACAGTTCCCAGAGAAAGTGCGTCTTGATTTATTAATGCGTATTGCCAACCTTGAAGAAGTTCAGCCAGCTGCACTGCAAGAATTGAACGAAATTATGGAGAAACAGTTTGCAGGTCAAGCGGGTACGCAAGCGGCCAAAATGGGCGGCTTGAAGTCTGCAGCCAATATCATGAACTACCTCGATACGGCTATTGAGGGGCAGTTAATGGATGCGATCAGAGAGCAAGACGAAGAGATGAGTCAGCAAATTCAAGACCTCATGTTTGTCTTTGATAACCTGATTGATGTTGATGACAAAGGTATTCAAGCTATCCTTCGAGAAGTTCAGCAAGATGCGCTACTTAAATCGATAAAAGGTGCTGATGAAGAGCTGAAGAATAAGATCATGAAAAATATGTCTAAACGCGCGGCAGAAATGCTTAACGATGATCTTGAGGCCTTGGGGCCAGTGCGTATTTCTGAAGTGGAAACTGCACAAAAAGAAATTCTATCGGTGGCACGTAGACTGTCTGATTCTGGCGAAATTATGCTAGGTGGCGGCGGTGGTGAAGAATTCTTGTAA
- the fliH gene encoding flagellar assembly protein FliH, protein MSSNKGFSDEELHEAKAWDLPFVEDARQQQDDGKTNALNFRSDWKYEPPEEEEEILPPTADEIEAIRQAAYDEGYAEGKATGFEEGKQEGLEQGLSEGRETGHAEGLEQGLDEGRSQALAQAEVWQQLAEKLHQPLSQANDETRDQLVKLAVSLARAVLKVEVSTNEQVILQALSEGMKALPINQTRYQLHMHPDDIELVKVHFGDETIEDKGWQFFEAPAMERGGCDITSEHNAVDVSIERRCRDVIDKFLLNQGLSDD, encoded by the coding sequence ATGTCATCAAATAAAGGCTTTAGCGACGAGGAACTTCACGAAGCAAAGGCATGGGATTTGCCTTTTGTGGAGGATGCGCGACAGCAGCAAGACGACGGAAAAACCAACGCCCTTAACTTTCGTTCCGATTGGAAGTACGAACCCCCGGAAGAGGAAGAAGAGATTCTCCCTCCTACCGCCGATGAGATTGAGGCTATTCGCCAAGCCGCTTACGATGAAGGTTATGCAGAAGGCAAAGCCACAGGGTTTGAAGAAGGAAAGCAAGAAGGCCTTGAACAAGGCTTATCAGAAGGGCGTGAAACCGGTCACGCAGAAGGCCTTGAACAAGGCTTAGATGAGGGGCGTAGCCAAGCGCTAGCGCAAGCCGAGGTATGGCAACAGCTGGCTGAAAAGTTACATCAACCTTTGTCACAAGCGAATGATGAAACCCGCGACCAATTGGTTAAACTTGCCGTTTCGCTCGCCCGAGCTGTGTTGAAGGTAGAGGTGAGTACAAATGAGCAAGTTATTCTTCAGGCGCTGTCTGAAGGCATGAAGGCCTTACCTATCAATCAAACACGCTATCAATTGCATATGCATCCTGACGATATTGAGCTTGTTAAAGTCCATTTTGGTGATGAAACCATTGAGGATAAGGGGTGGCAGTTTTTTGAAGCGCCAGCAATGGAGCGTGGAGGCTGTGATATTACCTCTGAACATAATGCGGTTGATGTGTCTATCGAACGCCGCTGTCGTGATGTCATCGACAAATTCTTACTTAACCAAGGTTTATCTGATGACTAG
- the fliI gene encoding flagellar protein export ATPase FliI: MTSPWHSHFESLAKQVTSPPVVAAGKLVRGIGLTLEAIGCQLPVGSQCLVQTVEGEIEAEVVGFGDDITYLMPTEAVRGIVPGSRVMPLNRQSGLPVGMELLGRVVDGNGQPLDGLGEIQAETRAPTTRAPMNPLIRRPITQPMDVGVRAINALNTVGVGQRMGLFAGSGVGKSVLLGMMTRGCEADVVVVGLVGERGREVKEFIHDILTEEERARAVVVAAPADTSPLMRLKGCETAVTIAEYFRDKGMKVLLLIDSLTRYAMAQREIALAVGEPPATKGYPPSVFARLPALVERAGNGSEKQGSITAFYTVLTEGDDLQDPIADAARAILDGHVVLSRTLADSGHYPAIDIEASISRVMPMVTSDEHQMMARRIRQVYSNFKQNQDLISIGAYAKGSDPRIDLAIRAEPAINAFLQQGMKNILPYDECLEGMSALAKGLGKG; encoded by the coding sequence ATGACTAGCCCTTGGCATTCACACTTTGAGTCACTCGCAAAACAAGTGACTTCTCCCCCCGTTGTGGCTGCAGGTAAACTCGTAAGAGGCATAGGCTTAACTCTGGAAGCCATTGGTTGCCAACTGCCCGTTGGAAGCCAATGTTTAGTTCAAACCGTTGAAGGTGAAATTGAAGCTGAAGTTGTTGGGTTTGGGGATGACATTACTTACCTGATGCCAACAGAAGCCGTGCGTGGCATCGTGCCAGGTAGCCGTGTTATGCCGCTCAACAGGCAAAGCGGATTGCCGGTTGGAATGGAATTACTGGGGAGAGTGGTAGACGGAAACGGGCAACCTTTAGATGGCTTAGGAGAAATTCAGGCTGAAACACGGGCGCCTACGACTCGAGCGCCGATGAATCCGTTGATTCGACGGCCTATTACCCAGCCCATGGATGTGGGCGTGCGTGCCATCAATGCATTAAATACGGTGGGTGTTGGACAGCGAATGGGCTTGTTTGCAGGCAGTGGTGTGGGAAAAAGTGTGTTACTTGGCATGATGACCCGTGGTTGTGAAGCCGATGTGGTTGTGGTGGGTTTAGTCGGGGAACGGGGCCGTGAAGTTAAAGAGTTTATTCACGACATTCTGACAGAAGAAGAGCGTGCTCGGGCTGTGGTTGTCGCCGCTCCAGCGGACACTTCTCCGCTGATGCGCTTAAAAGGTTGTGAAACTGCAGTCACTATTGCCGAATATTTTCGGGATAAAGGCATGAAGGTACTGTTGCTTATCGATTCACTCACACGTTACGCCATGGCACAACGTGAAATTGCGTTAGCAGTAGGTGAGCCTCCTGCGACCAAAGGCTACCCACCTTCGGTATTTGCACGCTTGCCGGCACTGGTAGAACGTGCCGGCAATGGTAGCGAGAAACAAGGCTCTATTACGGCATTTTATACTGTGTTGACTGAAGGGGATGACCTACAAGATCCTATCGCAGATGCTGCACGGGCTATTTTAGATGGCCATGTGGTTCTATCCAGAACCCTGGCTGACAGCGGCCATTACCCCGCTATCGATATTGAAGCGTCTATTAGCCGCGTAATGCCTATGGTGACCAGTGACGAACACCAAATGATGGCGCGCCGCATTCGTCAGGTATATTCTAATTTTAAGCAGAACCAAGATTTGATCTCCATCGGTGCTTATGCGAAGGGGTCAGACCCTCGTATAGACCTCGCCATTCGTGCAGAACCCGCCATCAACGCCTTTTTGCAGCAAGGAATGAAAAATATTTTACCCTACGACGAATGCTTAGAAGGCATGAGTGCGCTAGCGAAAGGTTTGGGTAAGGGGTAG
- the fliJ gene encoding flagellar export protein FliJ produces MSKQLERVAEFEREKEQQAAQLFQQAQLNVNQQKQKLTSLEQYRFDYIRNIQQTGQGGVTAQHYQQHLSFVGKLDKACEQQMNVIAQANLAADQRKQVWLKQQQKVKAVTLLLEKQQRAKQQKEAKAEQAMMDEFATQRFFRAKKQGF; encoded by the coding sequence ATGTCTAAGCAGTTAGAGCGAGTGGCTGAATTTGAGCGAGAGAAAGAGCAGCAGGCCGCGCAATTGTTTCAACAGGCACAATTGAATGTTAATCAGCAAAAGCAAAAACTCACAAGTTTAGAGCAATACCGGTTCGACTATATTAGAAATATCCAGCAAACAGGGCAAGGCGGCGTGACGGCTCAGCATTATCAGCAGCACCTCTCTTTTGTAGGAAAATTAGACAAAGCCTGTGAGCAGCAAATGAACGTGATTGCGCAGGCGAATTTAGCCGCAGATCAACGCAAGCAAGTGTGGCTGAAACAACAACAAAAAGTAAAAGCGGTAACCCTTTTGCTTGAAAAGCAGCAACGGGCTAAACAACAGAAAGAGGCCAAAGCCGAACAAGCCATGATGGATGAGTTTGCCACTCAGCGATTTTTTCGCGCCAAAAAACAAGGCTTCTAA